From the Caballeronia sp. NK8 genome, one window contains:
- a CDS encoding ABC transporter permease, giving the protein MLQGYGPLILAGTWQTVKLAVLSLVFAFVIGLIGAAAKLSKNRLTSGLGTVYTTLIRGVPDLVLMLLLFYSIQIWLNLFTDAMGWDQIDIDPFLAGILVLGFIYGAYFTETFRGAFLSVPRGQLEAGAAYGMSPWQTFSRIMFPQMMRFALPGIGNNWQVMVKATALVSIIGLADVVKASQDAGKGTLRFFFFTLLAGAIYLAITTISNLVLIWLERRYSIGVRRADL; this is encoded by the coding sequence ATGTTGCAAGGCTACGGTCCGCTGATCCTCGCGGGCACCTGGCAGACCGTCAAGCTGGCGGTGCTGTCGCTCGTGTTCGCCTTCGTGATCGGACTCATCGGCGCGGCGGCGAAGCTGTCGAAAAACCGCCTGACGTCGGGTCTCGGCACGGTCTACACGACGCTGATTCGCGGCGTGCCCGATCTCGTGCTGATGCTGCTGCTCTTCTACAGCATCCAGATCTGGCTGAACCTGTTCACCGACGCGATGGGCTGGGATCAGATCGACATCGATCCGTTCCTCGCCGGCATTCTGGTGCTGGGCTTCATCTACGGCGCGTACTTCACCGAAACCTTCCGCGGCGCGTTTCTCTCGGTGCCGCGCGGCCAGCTCGAAGCGGGCGCGGCCTACGGCATGTCGCCATGGCAGACCTTCTCGCGCATCATGTTTCCGCAGATGATGCGCTTCGCGCTGCCGGGCATCGGCAACAACTGGCAGGTGATGGTCAAGGCGACGGCGCTCGTGTCGATCATCGGGCTCGCGGACGTCGTCAAGGCCTCGCAGGACGCGGGCAAGGGCACGCTGCGTTTCTTCTTCTTCACGCTTCTCGCGGGCGCGATCTATCTCGCGATCACCACGA
- a CDS encoding pirin family protein, which yields MFEIRRSNERGHANHGWLDSYHTFSFADYYDPQNTHFGALRVINEDRVAGGQGFGAHGHRDMEIVSYVLEGALAHRDSMGNGSTIRPGDVQRMSAGTGVRHSEFNGSPTETAHFLQIWIIPDAPGGAPGYEEKRFADEEKRGRLRVIAAPGGAEGAVNIGADARIFAGLFDGDERADFDVPVGRRVYVHVARGAVTVNGEALGAGDAAKLEDISKVTLEKGENAEVLLFDLA from the coding sequence ATGTTCGAGATTCGCCGCAGCAACGAACGGGGTCACGCCAACCACGGCTGGCTCGACTCCTATCACACGTTCTCCTTCGCCGATTACTACGATCCGCAGAACACGCACTTCGGCGCACTGCGCGTGATCAACGAAGACCGCGTCGCGGGCGGGCAGGGTTTCGGCGCGCACGGCCATCGCGATATGGAAATCGTGAGCTACGTGCTCGAGGGCGCGCTCGCGCACCGCGACAGCATGGGCAACGGCTCGACGATCCGTCCCGGCGACGTGCAGCGCATGAGCGCCGGCACGGGCGTGCGCCACAGCGAGTTCAATGGTTCGCCGACGGAAACCGCGCACTTCCTGCAGATCTGGATCATTCCGGATGCGCCGGGCGGCGCGCCGGGTTATGAGGAAAAGCGCTTTGCGGACGAGGAAAAGCGCGGCCGGCTGCGCGTGATCGCAGCGCCCGGTGGTGCGGAAGGGGCGGTGAACATCGGCGCGGACGCGCGCATCTTCGCAGGTCTGTTCGACGGCGACGAACGCGCGGACTTCGACGTGCCGGTGGGCCGCCGCGTCTATGTGCACGTGGCGCGCGGCGCGGTGACGGTGAACGGCGAGGCGCTCGGGGCCGGCGATGCCGCGAAGCTCGAGGACATCTCTAAGGTCACGCTGGAGAAGGGCGAGAACGCGGAAGTGCTGTTGTTCGACCTCGCCTGA
- a CDS encoding Spy/CpxP family protein refolding chaperone: MAKQYRILTAAAAAIALTFGTAYAATNDAPGAPAPGGPAMMGGHGGHGGHRMEMRMQKQLDELHGQLKLNADQEKLWQTALTTMKQNHQAMRESHKQMRDQFKSMENQPILDLNAMHAAHQKIEAQNAQLREQTATAWLNFYNSLNDQQKTTVSTALKKHFAKMHERWGKHRDGSHGAPGAAAGASATAKP, from the coding sequence ATGGCCAAGCAATACCGCATTCTCACCGCCGCCGCTGCGGCAATCGCGCTGACGTTCGGCACGGCCTACGCCGCCACGAACGACGCACCGGGCGCGCCGGCCCCCGGCGGCCCGGCCATGATGGGCGGCCACGGCGGCCACGGCGGTCACCGCATGGAAATGCGCATGCAGAAGCAACTGGATGAGCTGCACGGCCAGTTGAAGCTGAACGCGGATCAGGAAAAGCTGTGGCAGACCGCGCTCACCACGATGAAGCAGAACCATCAGGCCATGCGCGAAAGCCACAAGCAGATGCGCGATCAGTTCAAGTCGATGGAAAACCAGCCGATCCTCGACCTGAACGCGATGCACGCGGCGCATCAGAAGATCGAGGCGCAGAACGCGCAACTGCGTGAGCAGACCGCGACCGCGTGGCTCAACTTCTACAACTCGTTGAACGATCAGCAGAAAACCACCGTCAGCACCGCGCTCAAGAAGCATTTCGCGAAGATGCACGAGCGCTGGGGCAAGCACCGCGACGGCTCGCACGGCGCGCCGGGAGCGGCAGCGGGTGCATCGGCCACCGCGAAGCCGTAA
- a CDS encoding response regulator, with the protein MTTQILVVDDDAELRDLLRDYLVRQGIEVSVLHDAGGLERRIERERPDLIVLDLMMPGVDGLTALKQLRASGDDIPVIMLTARADDVDRIVGLELGADDYLGKPFNPRELLARVQAVLRRRRTIPSAAPEQREPYSFGRFRLDFQSRTLQQDDRPLTLSGSEFALLKIFVNNPMRTLTRERLLELLHGPEYDGTDRGIDVQVWRLRRILETDPSAPRFIQTVRGRGYVFVPDGEQNAPGN; encoded by the coding sequence ATGACTACGCAAATACTTGTCGTCGACGACGACGCCGAACTGCGCGACCTTCTGCGCGACTATCTGGTCCGGCAGGGCATCGAGGTATCGGTGCTGCATGACGCCGGTGGACTCGAACGCCGCATCGAACGCGAGCGGCCGGATCTGATCGTGCTCGATCTGATGATGCCGGGCGTCGACGGGCTGACCGCGCTCAAACAGCTGCGTGCGTCCGGCGACGACATCCCCGTCATCATGCTGACCGCGCGCGCGGACGACGTGGACCGCATCGTCGGTCTGGAGCTGGGCGCGGACGATTACCTCGGCAAGCCGTTCAACCCGCGCGAGCTGCTCGCGCGCGTGCAGGCCGTGCTGCGCCGCCGCCGCACGATTCCGTCAGCCGCGCCCGAGCAGCGCGAGCCGTATTCGTTCGGCCGCTTCCGGCTGGATTTCCAGTCGCGCACGCTGCAACAGGACGACAGGCCGCTCACGCTGTCCGGCAGCGAATTCGCGCTGCTCAAGATTTTCGTGAACAACCCGATGCGTACGCTCACGCGCGAACGCCTGCTCGAACTGCTGCACGGCCCGGAATACGACGGCACCGACCGCGGCATCGACGTGCAGGTGTGGCGCCTGCGCCGCATCCTGGAGACCGATCCGTCGGCGCCGCGCTTCATCCAGACGGTGCGGGGGCGCGGTTACGTGTTCGTGCCGGACGGCGAGCAAAATGCGCCGGGCAATTGA